The Streptomyces albofaciens JCM 4342 genome has a segment encoding these proteins:
- the queC gene encoding 7-cyano-7-deazaguanine synthase QueC codes for MPESPAKTDPFSAVVVLSGGMDSTTLLAHYAMLHYRLTAVTVDYGQRHRREIESARTIAGHYGAEHHVVDLSGIGVLLGGSALTDSEVGVPSGHYAEDSMRATVVPNRNAILANVAVGAAVARRAGVVALGMHAGDHFIYPDCRPAFVRALDELVQVANEGFPTPRVETPFITWSKTDIAKYGNRLGAPLDKSWSCYRGGERHCGTCGTCYERREAFRDAEVPDPTEYLDGVTEFAAP; via the coding sequence TTGCCCGAATCACCGGCGAAGACCGACCCGTTCAGCGCTGTCGTCGTGCTGTCCGGAGGCATGGACTCCACGACGCTGCTCGCCCATTACGCCATGCTGCACTACCGGCTCACCGCGGTGACGGTCGACTACGGCCAGCGCCACCGCCGGGAGATCGAGTCGGCCCGGACGATCGCCGGGCACTACGGCGCGGAACACCATGTGGTGGACCTGAGCGGAATCGGTGTCCTGCTGGGCGGCTCCGCCCTGACCGACAGCGAGGTCGGCGTTCCGTCGGGGCACTACGCCGAGGACTCGATGCGCGCCACCGTGGTCCCCAACCGCAATGCCATTCTGGCCAATGTGGCGGTGGGCGCCGCGGTCGCGCGGCGGGCCGGTGTCGTGGCCCTCGGTATGCACGCCGGCGACCATTTCATCTATCCCGACTGCCGGCCGGCGTTCGTCAGGGCGCTCGATGAACTCGTACAGGTCGCGAACGAGGGATTCCCCACGCCGCGTGTGGAGACGCCGTTCATCACCTGGAGCAAGACGGACATCGCCAAGTACGGGAACCGGCTCGGAGCCCCCCTGGACAAGAGCTGGTCGTGTTACCGCGGGGGAGAGCGCCACTGCGGTACCTGCGGCACGTGTTACGAACGCCGGGAGGCGTTCCGTGACGCGGAGGTTCCGGACCCGACGGAATACCTCGACGGTGTCACCGAGTTCGCGGCGCCGTGA